A DNA window from Malus domestica chromosome 12, GDT2T_hap1 contains the following coding sequences:
- the LOC103450052 gene encoding auxin response factor 18-like isoform X1 — translation MITFMDSKEKLKEGDRCLDPQLWHACAGGMVQMPPVNAKVFYFPQGHAEHACGPVDFRNCPRVPAHILCRVAAIKFMADPGTDEVYAKIRLVPLNGAEAGYEDDGIGGLNGTETPDKPASFAKTLTQSDANNGGGFSVPRYCAETIFPRLDYSADPPVQTILAKDVHGETWKFRHIYRGTPRRHLLTTGWSTFVNHKKLVSGDSIVFLRAENGDLCVGIRRAKRGIGGGSESSSGWNPMGGNCTVPYGGFSAFLREDENKLMKNGHGNGSNSNGSLMGKGKVGPESVFEAATLAANGQPFEVVYYPRASTPEFCVKASLVKAALQIRWCPGMRFKMAFETEDSSRISWFMGTISSVQVAEPLRWPESPWRLLQVTWDEPDLLQNVKRVSPWLVELVSNMPAIHLTPFSPPRKKMRLPQHPDFPFEGQLPMPTFSGNLLGPSSPFGCLPDKTPAGMQGARHAHYGLSLSDMHLNKLHTGLFPAGFPPLDHAAAPSKFSNNTMIQKPTMSENLSCLLTMSHSTQTSKKPDDVKPPQLILFGQPILTEQQISLSSSGDTVSPVLTGNSSSDGNADKMANHSDNSGSALQQSIQERSSCEGFQWYKDNRHETEPHLETGHCKVFMESEDVGRTLDLSLLGSYDELYRKLADMFGIDNSETLNHVLYRDGTGAVKHVGDEPFSDFMKTARRLTILMDLGSNNVGM, via the exons ATGATTACGTTTATGGATTCAAAAGAGAAACTCAAGGAGGGGGATAGGTGCTTAGATCCTCAGCTATGGCATGCCTGCGCTGGCGGCATGGTTCAAATGCCTCCGGTGAATGCCAAGGTCTTCTACTTCCCTCAGGGCCATGCTGAGCATGCCTGTGGACCTGTTGATTTCAGGAACTGCCCAAGAGTTCCTGCTCATATACTTTGCCGGGTCGCCGCCATTAAGTTCATGGCTGATCCTGGGACTGATGAGGTTTATGCAAAAATTAGGTTGGTTCCTTTGAATGGGGCCGAGGCAGGTTACGAGGATGATGGAATTGGAGGGCTTAATGGGACTGAAACGCCGGATAAACCTGCCTCTTTTGCAAAGACGTTGACACAATCCGATGCAAACAATGGCGGTGGGTTCTCTGTTCCGAGATATTGTGCAGAAACCATCTTTCCGCGATTGGATTACTCTGCCGATCCCCCTGTTCAGACAATCCTTGCTAAGGATGTCCATGGGGAAACATGGAAGTTCAGGCACATTTACAGAGGGACCCCTAGGCGGCATCTATTGACCACAGGGTGGAGTACCTTTGTGAACCACAAGAAGCTTGTTTCTGGGGACTCAATTGTGTTTTTGAGGGCAGAGAATGGTGATCTCTGTGTTGgaattcgtcgcgcaaagagGGGAATTGGAGGTGGATCAGAGTCATCTTCAGGGTGGAATCCAATGGGTGGGAATTGTACTGTGCCATATGGTGGATTCTCGGCGTTTTTGAGGGAGGATGAGaacaaactaatgaaaaatggcCATGGTAATGGCTCTAATTCGAATGGAAGTCTAATGGGTAAGGGGAAAGTCGGGCCTGAATCGGTTTTTGAAGCTGCAACACTTGCTGCAAACGGACAGCCCTTTGAGGTTGTTTACTACCCTCGAGCAAGTACCCCAGAATTCTGTGTGAAGGCTTCGTTGGTGAAAGCAGCATTGCAGATCCGGTGGTGTCCTGGAATGAGATTCAAGATGGCCTTTGAAACTGAGGATTCTTCCCGGATAAGTTGGTTCATGGGAACTATATCCTCTGTTCAGGTTGCTGAGCCTTTGCGCTGGCCCGAGTCACCGTGGAGGCTTCTCCAG GTTACCTGGGATGAACCCGATTTACTTCAAAATGTGAAACGCGTTAGCCCATGGTTGGTAGAATTGGTATCCAACATGCCCGCGATCCATCTGACACCCTTCTCACCCCcaagaaagaagatgaggctACCACAACACCCAGATTTCCCCTTCGAAGGCCAACTTCCAATGCCGACGTTTTCCGGCAACCTCCTTGGACCCAGCAGCCCCTTTGGTTGTCTGCCCGACAAAACTCCTGCTGGCATGCAGGGAGCCAGGCATGCTCATTACGGTCTATCCTTATCAGATATGCACCTCAATAAACTGCACACAGGTCTATTTCCGGCTGGTTTCCCGCCACTTGATCATGCTGCTGCACCCTCTAAATTCTCCAATAACACTATGATTCAAAAGCCTACCATGAGCGAGAATCTTTCTTGCTTATTGACTATGTCACATTCTACCCAGACGTCAAAGAAACCCGATGATGTAAAGCCACCGCAGCTCATACTCTTTGGTCAGCCAATACTTACCGAGCAGCAGATCTCTCTGAGCAGCTCTGGCGATACAGTCTCACCAGTTCTTACTGGAAATAGTTCGTCAGATGGGAATGCAGATAAAATGGCAAATCATTCTGACAATTCTGGATCTGCACTTCAACAAAGCATACAAGAGCGCTCATCTTGTGAGGGTTTCCAATGGTATAAGGATAATCGACATGAAACCGAACCACATCTGGAAACTGGTCACTGTAAAGTCTTCATGGAATCAGAAGATGTAGGTCGTACTCTTGACCTTTCACTTCTTGGGTCCTATGATGAGTTGTACAGAAAACTGGCAGATATGTTTGGCATAGACAATTCGGAGACACTGAACCATGTGCTCTATCGAGATGGTACTGGTGCAGTTAAACACGTTGGAGATGAACCTTTCAG TGATTTCATGAAAACGGCAAGGAGATTGACGATTCTAATGGATTTAGGCAGCAACAATGTAGGAATGTAA
- the LOC103450052 gene encoding auxin response factor 18-like (The RefSeq protein has 2 substitutions compared to this genomic sequence): MITFMDSKEKLKEGDRCLDPQLWHACAGGMVQMPPVNAKVFYFPQGHAEHACGPVDFRNCPRVPAHILCRVAAIKFMADPGTDEVYAKIRLVPLNGAEAGYEDDGIGGLNGTETPDKPASFAKTLTQSDANNGGGFSVPRYCAETIFPRLDYSADPPVQTILAKDVHGETWKFRHIYRGTPRRHLLTTGSSTFVNHKKLVSGDSIVFLRAENGDLCVGIRRAKRGIGGGSESSSGWNPMGGNCTVPYGGFSAFLREDENKLMKNGHGNGSNSNGSLMGKGKVGPESVFEAATLAANGQPFEVVYYPRASTPEFCVKASLVKAALQIRWCPGMRFKMAFETEDSSRISWFMGTISSVQVAEPLRWPESPWRLLQVTWDEPDLLQNVKRVSPWLVELVSNMPAIHLTPFSPPRKKMRLPQHPDFPFEGQLPMPTFSGNLLGPSSPFGCLPDKTPAGMQGARHAHYGLSLSDMHLNKLHTGLFPAGFPPLDHAAAPSKFSNNTMIQKPTMSENLSCLLTMSHSTQTSKKPDDVKPPQLILFGQPILTEQQISLSSSGDTVSPVLTGNSSSDGNADKMANHSDNSGSALQQSIQERSSCEGFQWYKDNRHETEPHLETGHCKVFMESEDVGRTLDLSLLGSYDELYRKLADMFGIDNSETLNHVLYRDGTGAVKHVGDEPFSCSDFMKTARRLTILMDLGSTNVGM, translated from the exons ATGATTACGTTTATGGATTCAAAAGAGAAACTCAAGGAGGGGGATAGGTGCTTAGATCCTCAGCTATGGCATGCCTGCGCTGGCGGCATGGTTCAAATGCCTCCGGTGAATGCCAAGGTCTTCTACTTCCCTCAGGGCCATGCTGAGCATGCCTGTGGACCTGTTGATTTCAGGAACTGCCCAAGAGTTCCTGCTCATATACTTTGCCGGGTCGCCGCCATTAAGTTCATGGCTGATCCTGGGACTGATGAGGTTTATGCAAAAATTAGGTTGGTTCCTTTGAATGGGGCCGAGGCAGGTTACGAGGATGATGGAATTGGAGGGCTTAATGGGACTGAAACGCCGGATAAACCTGCCTCTTTTGCAAAGACGTTGACACAATCCGATGCAAACAATGGCGGTGGGTTCTCTGTTCCGAGATATTGTGCAGAAACCATCTTTCCGCGATTGGATTACTCTGCCGATCCCCCTGTTCAGACAATCCTTGCTAAGGATGTCCATGGGGAAACATGGAAGTTCAGGCACATTTACAGAGGGACCCCTAGGCGGCATCTATTGACCACAGGGTGGAGTACCTTTGTGAACCACAAGAAGCTTGTTTCTGGGGACTCAATTGTGTTTTTGAGGGCAGAGAATGGTGATCTCTGTGTTGgaattcgtcgcgcaaagagGGGAATTGGAGGTGGATCAGAGTCATCTTCAGGGTGGAATCCAATGGGTGGGAATTGTACTGTGCCATATGGTGGATTCTCGGCGTTTTTGAGGGAGGATGAGaacaaactaatgaaaaatggcCATGGTAATGGCTCTAATTCGAATGGAAGTCTAATGGGTAAGGGGAAAGTCGGGCCTGAATCGGTTTTTGAAGCTGCAACACTTGCTGCAAACGGACAGCCCTTTGAGGTTGTTTACTACCCTCGAGCAAGTACCCCAGAATTCTGTGTGAAGGCTTCGTTGGTGAAAGCAGCATTGCAGATCCGGTGGTGTCCTGGAATGAGATTCAAGATGGCCTTTGAAACTGAGGATTCTTCCCGGATAAGTTGGTTCATGGGAACTATATCCTCTGTTCAGGTTGCTGAGCCTTTGCGCTGGCCCGAGTCACCGTGGAGGCTTCTCCAG GTTACCTGGGATGAACCCGATTTACTTCAAAATGTGAAACGCGTTAGCCCATGGTTGGTAGAATTGGTATCCAACATGCCCGCGATCCATCTGACACCCTTCTCACCCCcaagaaagaagatgaggctACCACAACACCCAGATTTCCCCTTCGAAGGCCAACTTCCAATGCCGACGTTTTCCGGCAACCTCCTTGGACCCAGCAGCCCCTTTGGTTGTCTGCCCGACAAAACTCCTGCTGGCATGCAGGGAGCCAGGCATGCTCATTACGGTCTATCCTTATCAGATATGCACCTCAATAAACTGCACACAGGTCTATTTCCGGCTGGTTTCCCGCCACTTGATCATGCTGCTGCACCCTCTAAATTCTCCAATAACACTATGATTCAAAAGCCTACCATGAGCGAGAATCTTTCTTGCTTATTGACTATGTCACATTCTACCCAGACGTCAAAGAAACCCGATGATGTAAAGCCACCGCAGCTCATACTCTTTGGTCAGCCAATACTTACCGAGCAGCAGATCTCTCTGAGCAGCTCTGGCGATACAGTCTCACCAGTTCTTACTGGAAATAGTTCGTCAGATGGGAATGCAGATAAAATGGCAAATCATTCTGACAATTCTGGATCTGCACTTCAACAAAGCATACAAGAGCGCTCATCTTGTGAGGGTTTCCAATGGTATAAGGATAATCGACATGAAACCGAACCACATCTGGAAACTGGTCACTGTAAAGTCTTCATGGAATCAGAAGATGTAGGTCGTACTCTTGACCTTTCACTTCTTGGGTCCTATGATGAGTTGTACAGAAAACTGGCAGATATGTTTGGCATAGACAATTCGGAGACACTGAACCATGTGCTCTATCGAGATGGTACTGGTGCAGTTAAACACGTTGGAGATGAACCTTTCAG TTGCAGTGATTTCATGAAAACGGCAAGGAGATTGACGATTCTAATGGATTTAGGCAGCAACAATGTAGGAATGTAA